A window of Microcystis aeruginosa FD4 contains these coding sequences:
- the eno gene encoding phosphopyruvate hydratase — MLDKIEVPIEAIAAREILDSRGRPTIEAEVLLESGAMGLAQVPSGASTGSFEAHELRDDDPQRYGGKGVLKAVRNVHEKIVPVLEGMNAFDQASIDLAMIERDGTANKRELGANAILAVSLATAKAAAADLGLPLYRYLGGPMANVLPVPMMNVINGGSHADNNVDFQEFMIFPIGADSFKEGLRWGAEVFAALGKALHERKLLTGVGDEGGYAPNLASNQEALDILIESIERAGYKPGSEVALAMDVAANEFYRDGQYLYDGSAHSPAEMVDFLASLVDRYPIISIEDGLHEEDWDNWKLLTDKLGARIQLVGDDLMVTNPIRLQKAIDLGIANSILIKLNQIGSLTETLQTIALATRHGYRSVISHRSGETEDTTIADLAVATNAGQIKTGSLSRSERVAKYNRLLRIEAELGDRAVYAPKVGLGPKFLA, encoded by the coding sequence ATGTTAGATAAAATTGAAGTTCCCATCGAAGCGATCGCAGCTAGGGAGATTCTAGATTCCCGCGGCCGTCCCACGATCGAAGCGGAAGTGCTGTTAGAATCGGGGGCGATGGGTTTGGCCCAAGTTCCCAGTGGTGCTTCTACGGGTAGTTTTGAGGCCCACGAATTACGCGATGATGATCCCCAGCGTTACGGTGGTAAGGGTGTCCTGAAAGCGGTTCGCAATGTCCACGAAAAAATCGTCCCGGTTTTGGAGGGGATGAATGCTTTCGACCAAGCTAGTATCGATTTAGCTATGATCGAGCGCGATGGCACGGCCAATAAACGAGAATTAGGGGCTAATGCTATCCTGGCCGTCTCTCTGGCTACGGCCAAAGCAGCGGCGGCGGATCTGGGATTGCCTCTCTATCGTTATCTGGGGGGCCCGATGGCTAATGTGCTACCCGTCCCGATGATGAACGTGATCAATGGCGGTTCTCACGCTGATAATAACGTCGATTTTCAGGAGTTTATGATCTTCCCCATCGGGGCCGATTCTTTTAAGGAAGGTTTGCGTTGGGGGGCGGAAGTATTCGCCGCTTTGGGTAAGGCCTTGCACGAACGCAAATTACTGACCGGTGTGGGCGATGAGGGCGGTTATGCTCCTAATTTGGCTTCAAATCAGGAAGCTTTGGATATTTTGATTGAATCGATCGAACGTGCTGGTTATAAACCAGGGTCGGAGGTGGCTTTGGCTATGGATGTGGCCGCCAATGAATTCTATCGGGATGGTCAATACCTCTACGATGGTTCGGCCCATTCTCCCGCCGAAATGGTGGATTTTTTGGCCAGTTTAGTCGATCGCTATCCGATTATTTCTATTGAAGACGGTTTACACGAGGAGGATTGGGATAACTGGAAATTATTGACCGATAAACTGGGGGCGCGGATTCAGTTGGTGGGCGATGATTTGATGGTGACTAATCCTATCCGTCTGCAAAAAGCGATCGATCTCGGTATTGCTAACTCGATCCTGATTAAACTCAATCAGATCGGTTCTTTGACGGAAACCCTACAAACGATCGCCCTGGCCACCCGTCACGGTTATCGTTCTGTCATCAGTCATCGTTCCGGAGAAACGGAAGACACCACGATCGCAGATCTGGCGGTGGCTACTAATGCCGGACAGATTAAAACCGGTTCTCTCAGTCGCAGTGAACGGGTGGCTAAGTATAATCGCTTATTACGCATCGAAGCGGAATTGGGCGATCGGGCGGTGTACGCGCCGAAAGTCGGTTTGGGTCCAAAATTCTTGGCCTAA
- a CDS encoding DUF3887 domain-containing protein: MMRLSLAKRVSILSLCLMGFSLPWTAFSVSPVQANLEPNAIALGDPVQEEKQARQLVEWLGTKQYDKVIAALSPQLKPLWTAEKLQKVWESQVTDNTGPFKRIVKSKLLDAINANLVIVTVEFEKVTEDVVITFNRSGQIVAADFPEFRSISEIGIAFVTALVNKDYGLARGFLHPFLKAEVFPTRVQGAWENLLKRTGPVRRIVGTQVRKGSDTDGVDLVLVSIQFQKLTDTLILVFDDQKQIVNVDFPLGN; this comes from the coding sequence ATGATGCGGCTTTCATTAGCGAAACGGGTATCGATTCTCTCTTTGTGTTTAATGGGTTTTTCCCTGCCTTGGACCGCGTTCAGCGTTTCACCAGTACAGGCGAACCTAGAACCAAACGCGATCGCTCTTGGTGATCCCGTTCAGGAAGAAAAGCAAGCTCGGCAGTTAGTAGAATGGTTGGGAACTAAACAATACGACAAGGTGATTGCAGCTTTGTCACCCCAACTAAAACCCCTCTGGACTGCCGAAAAACTGCAAAAGGTCTGGGAAAGCCAAGTCACTGACAATACTGGACCGTTTAAGCGCATTGTCAAAAGCAAGCTACTCGATGCTATCAATGCCAATCTGGTGATTGTCACCGTTGAATTTGAGAAAGTTACCGAAGATGTGGTAATTACCTTTAACCGGTCTGGTCAGATAGTTGCCGCCGATTTTCCCGAATTTCGCAGTATTTCTGAGATTGGCATCGCTTTTGTCACGGCTTTGGTCAATAAAGACTACGGCCTGGCCCGAGGTTTTTTACACCCTTTCCTGAAAGCTGAGGTTTTCCCCACCAGAGTACAAGGTGCTTGGGAAAATTTACTTAAGCGTACCGGCCCCGTGCGTCGGATTGTGGGAACTCAGGTCAGAAAAGGTTCGGATACGGACGGTGTGGATCTGGTGTTGGTGTCGATTCAATTTCAAAAACTGACGGATACTTTAATCCTCGTTTTTGATGATCAAAAGCAGATTGTCAACGTGGATTTCCCTTTAGGCAATTAG
- the glgX gene encoding glycogen debranching protein GlgX, producing the protein MTLKTDHGKSHPVGATVLADGVNFSLFSKYATAIELLLFDDANSPVPSRTILLTPQTNRTFFYWHIFVHGLGAGQVYAYRVYGPDNPALGHRFDPDKVVLDPYAKAIVGAEIYDRQAASEKGDNCPRALRGLVVDPGRYDWEDDAPPRTPYSDSFIYEMHVGGFTRNPNSGVSEEKRGTFAGLIEKIPYLTNLGITAVELLPIHYFDPAAAMPGLTNYWGYSTIGFFAPHADYSSDRSPFGPLNEFRDLVKALHKAGIEVILDVVFNHTAEGDEIGPTLSLKGIDNRTYYILDGEDQSIYSNYSGCGNTLKGSHPIVGKMILDCLRYWVSEMHVDGFRFDLAAVLSRNVDGEPILQKGYNMIWAIESDPVLAGTKLIAEAWDAAGLYSVGQFVEFADWFSEWNGPFRDDVRAFVRGDTGIVSKLAARILGSPDIYHRPNTDVNRSINFVTCHDGFTLNDLVSYGEKHNEANGEENRDGGNDNFSWNCGIEGETNNEAIKTLRLQQIKNLLTILFISQGTPMLLMGDEVRRTQKGNNNAYCQDNQLSWFDWSAVEQEFDLWCFVRRLIDFSKKLALFRQEKLLEVTYTSLEPHLSWHGVQLSKPDWSEDSRSLAFSLRHPKANEYLHIMLNAYWESLNFQLPPLFPEEKWHRVIDTAGQLSEAACDLDAVTAIESETYRVQARSAVVLIVKPV; encoded by the coding sequence ATGACCTTAAAAACTGATCACGGTAAAAGCCATCCCGTCGGTGCGACTGTCTTGGCCGATGGTGTCAACTTCTCACTATTTTCTAAGTATGCCACTGCGATCGAATTATTATTATTTGATGATGCTAATTCTCCCGTACCTAGCCGGACTATTCTCCTCACCCCGCAAACAAACCGCACCTTTTTCTATTGGCATATTTTCGTTCACGGTCTTGGAGCGGGTCAAGTGTATGCTTATCGAGTCTATGGACCGGATAATCCGGCCCTGGGTCATCGCTTCGATCCTGATAAAGTAGTTCTTGATCCCTATGCGAAAGCGATTGTCGGTGCGGAAATTTATGATCGACAAGCTGCCAGCGAAAAAGGCGATAATTGCCCTCGAGCTTTGCGGGGTCTGGTAGTGGATCCAGGCCGCTACGATTGGGAAGATGACGCACCGCCACGCACTCCCTACTCTGACAGTTTTATCTACGAAATGCACGTCGGGGGCTTTACTCGCAACCCGAATTCCGGCGTTAGCGAGGAAAAAAGAGGTACTTTTGCGGGATTAATCGAAAAAATACCCTATTTGACCAACCTAGGCATTACAGCCGTGGAATTGTTACCGATTCATTACTTTGATCCCGCTGCGGCCATGCCGGGGTTAACTAACTATTGGGGTTATAGCACGATCGGCTTTTTTGCGCCCCATGCCGATTACAGTAGCGATCGCTCACCGTTCGGTCCTTTGAATGAATTTCGAGATCTGGTGAAAGCTTTACACAAAGCGGGGATCGAAGTGATTCTCGATGTAGTTTTCAATCATACCGCCGAGGGGGACGAAATCGGGCCGACTCTTTCCTTGAAAGGTATCGATAATCGCACCTACTACATCCTCGATGGGGAAGATCAAAGCATCTATAGCAACTATAGCGGCTGTGGTAATACCCTCAAGGGCAGTCATCCGATTGTGGGCAAAATGATTCTGGATTGTTTGCGCTATTGGGTGTCAGAAATGCACGTGGATGGTTTTCGCTTTGACCTAGCGGCCGTATTATCGCGCAATGTGGACGGGGAACCGATCCTACAAAAAGGTTATAACATGATCTGGGCGATCGAATCGGATCCAGTCTTAGCCGGCACAAAATTAATCGCTGAAGCTTGGGACGCGGCAGGATTGTATAGTGTCGGTCAATTTGTCGAATTTGCCGATTGGTTTTCCGAGTGGAATGGTCCTTTTCGCGATGATGTGCGCGCTTTTGTCCGGGGAGATACCGGCATAGTCAGCAAATTAGCGGCGCGGATTTTAGGAAGCCCCGACATATACCACAGACCTAACACCGATGTCAATAGAAGTATAAATTTTGTTACCTGTCACGATGGCTTTACCCTTAACGATCTAGTTTCCTACGGCGAGAAACACAACGAGGCTAACGGCGAGGAGAATCGGGACGGTGGCAACGATAATTTTAGCTGGAATTGTGGGATAGAAGGGGAAACCAATAACGAGGCGATTAAAACCCTGCGACTGCAACAAATAAAAAATCTCTTAACGATCCTGTTCATTTCCCAAGGAACACCTATGCTGTTGATGGGGGACGAAGTGCGACGCACCCAAAAGGGCAACAATAACGCCTATTGTCAGGATAACCAGTTAAGTTGGTTCGATTGGAGTGCGGTAGAGCAAGAGTTCGATCTTTGGTGTTTCGTAAGGAGACTGATCGATTTTAGTAAAAAATTAGCTCTTTTCCGTCAGGAAAAATTGCTAGAAGTCACCTATACCAGTCTTGAACCCCATCTCAGTTGGCATGGTGTACAGTTGAGTAAACCCGATTGGTCGGAAGATTCCCGCAGTTTAGCTTTTTCCCTGCGTCATCCCAAGGCGAATGAGTATTTACACATTATGCTCAACGCTTACTGGGAATCTCTCAACTTCCAGTTACCCCCCCTATTCCCAGAGGAAAAATGGCATCGTGTCATCGATACTGCTGGGCAATTGTCCGAGGCAGCCTGTGATTTAGATGCCGTCACCGCTATTGAATCGGAAACTTATCGGGTGCAAGCGCGTTCGGCGGTAGTTTTAATCGTTAAACCAGTATAA
- a CDS encoding type II toxin-antitoxin system HicA family toxin → MPKNIPSLKPKALIKILEKGGCQFYREGKGDHRLYCRVLYNQRRIVPIDIGAKEMSPAYVLRIFRQFGFTDEEIEHLLK, encoded by the coding sequence ATGCCTAAAAATATTCCTTCTCTTAAACCCAAAGCACTAATCAAAATTCTTGAAAAAGGAGGCTGTCAATTTTATCGAGAAGGAAAAGGTGATCATCGTTTATATTGTAGAGTATTGTATAATCAACGTCGAATCGTTCCTATCGATATAGGTGCAAAAGAAATGTCCCCTGCTTATGTTTTACGAATTTTTAGACAATTTGGTTTTACAGATGAAGAAATAGAACATTTATTAAAATAG
- a CDS encoding type II toxin-antitoxin system HicB family antitoxin: MNFYTVILRKSADYWVSLCLENGLVGQGETQEKAIEKLKEAIESFWEIYHDQANIYTSPIPIDELHEFLTVGDSETPETYELRKVYA, translated from the coding sequence ATGAACTTTTATACTGTTATTCTGAGAAAAAGTGCAGATTATTGGGTTTCATTATGTCTTGAAAATGGATTAGTTGGACAAGGAGAAACTCAGGAAAAAGCTATTGAGAAACTAAAAGAAGCGATTGAATCTTTTTGGGAAATTTATCATGATCAAGCCAATATCTATACCAGTCCTATTCCTATAGACGAACTTCATGAATTTTTAACTGTGGGAGATTCTGAAACTCCCGAAACTTACGAACTCAGAAAAGTTTATGCCTAA
- a CDS encoding type II toxin-antitoxin system HicA family toxin translates to MKLPRDLSSDDLIKKLSELGYEVSRQTGSHIRLTTSENGTHQITIPAHNPLKIGTLNNILRDVALHFNLSKDELLKILF, encoded by the coding sequence ATGAAGCTACCCAGAGATTTATCCAGTGATGACTTAATCAAAAAATTGTCTGAGTTAGGTTATGAAGTGAGTCGTCAAACGGGTAGCCATATTAGACTAACTACTTCTGAAAATGGTACACATCAGATTACTATTCCTGCTCATAATCCTCTCAAAATAGGCACTTTAAATAATATTTTGCGTGATGTCGCTCTACATTTTAATCTAAGTAAAGATGAACTATTAAAAATACTGTTTTAA
- a CDS encoding O-antigen ligase family protein produces MFLTKHPDLKLNIPWYLTQISFLLLPINPLWGMLVICTAIIIIFRLKYRVIISQYINWGFAILGGSLIMTSLFAFDRVSAISGLINFFPYFIIFAGLSQLLYSVSTLEQLARIIYFGSVPITVLGFGQIWWGLQGEIQNILIPGWYLRAMGNPSGRMSSLFYHANFLASFLTIIWVLGLGLIILELRKSNTDKKIFYLSLLLVINSLTFIALILTHSRNGWMTTLVTCLAFAIYLGWRWILLTVAIVSGAIIIAAFGNPPVRDWFRLIVPMFIWARINDQFYPNRDVETLRITLWKFSWHLALKSPWKGWGLGSFKHLYQPQSQIVIGHSHNLTLMLLSEVGIPWTVFFYFLVGWILAKGIILLTKINLDNSEEKLIIFTYLTAFFACILFHVFDVTIFDERVNLISWSILSAIHGLTNNKKRKYFT; encoded by the coding sequence ATGTTTTTAACAAAACATCCCGATCTGAAGCTAAACATTCCTTGGTATTTAACTCAAATTAGTTTTTTGCTGTTGCCTATCAACCCCTTATGGGGAATGTTAGTTATTTGTACAGCGATTATAATAATTTTTAGATTAAAATATAGAGTCATTATTTCTCAATATATTAATTGGGGATTTGCTATCTTAGGTGGCTCATTAATAATGACCAGCCTTTTTGCCTTTGATCGGGTTTCTGCCATCTCTGGATTGATAAATTTTTTCCCTTACTTCATTATTTTTGCTGGACTCAGCCAACTACTTTACTCAGTGAGTACATTAGAACAATTAGCAAGGATAATATACTTTGGTTCAGTTCCTATAACCGTGTTAGGCTTTGGACAAATTTGGTGGGGATTACAAGGAGAAATACAAAATATATTGATCCCTGGATGGTATTTAAGAGCAATGGGCAATCCTTCTGGTAGGATGTCATCTTTATTTTATCATGCTAATTTTCTAGCAAGTTTTCTAACTATTATTTGGGTGTTGGGACTGGGCTTAATAATTCTAGAGTTAAGAAAATCGAATACTGATAAAAAAATTTTTTATCTTAGTCTGCTTTTGGTCATCAATTCCCTAACATTTATTGCTCTAATTTTAACTCATTCTCGTAATGGTTGGATGACTACATTAGTAACTTGTCTTGCTTTTGCTATTTATTTAGGCTGGCGATGGATTTTGCTAACAGTAGCAATCGTGAGCGGGGCGATTATTATCGCTGCTTTTGGCAATCCTCCAGTAAGAGATTGGTTTAGATTAATTGTTCCAATGTTTATTTGGGCTCGAATAAACGATCAATTTTATCCTAATCGAGATGTAGAAACTCTCCGAATAACTCTGTGGAAATTCTCCTGGCATTTAGCCCTTAAGTCACCTTGGAAAGGATGGGGTTTAGGAAGTTTTAAACATCTCTATCAGCCTCAATCTCAGATAGTAATAGGACATTCACACAACTTAACACTGATGCTTCTGTCTGAAGTGGGGATTCCCTGGACAGTTTTTTTCTATTTTTTAGTTGGCTGGATATTGGCAAAAGGGATTATACTTTTAACCAAAATAAATCTGGATAACTCAGAAGAAAAATTGATTATATTTACTTATTTAACAGCTTTTTTTGCTTGTATATTATTTCATGTCTTTGATGTTACTATTTTTGATGAAAGAGTCAATCTTATATCCTGGTCGATTTTGTCAGCGATTCATGGCTTAACAAATAATAAAAAAAGAAAATATTTTACCTAA
- a CDS encoding glycosyltransferase family 2 protein: MKFSIVITTYNRLPFLKWSLESAINQTINCEIIVVDDASSDQTEEYIKQLGDRVIYHRNSINLGHSESVNIGVKIAKGEWIKLIDDDDYIMPECIEIIGKSLVYFPDAVICSCQAKKIDIIGNIIDDKHQVQFNNLALCIRQEDIHYGMLLDICPLGTPVQVAFQKKAFLRSGGWDKDFDGNYDDINSWIEIVKYGDAVFVGKCLCFKRVWSGCCNRNISIKERYKKNILIKQKIYDMVHPKHREKLPELSVIEGYICLHWLLIYIKKLNIKIVLELIRYDAINWDALKLMFKIICIKRFRLLFKKNLPELQQIDIK; encoded by the coding sequence ATGAAATTCAGTATTGTTATAACAACATATAATCGCTTACCATTTTTAAAATGGTCATTAGAATCGGCAATCAATCAAACTATAAACTGTGAAATTATTGTTGTAGATGATGCTTCTTCTGATCAAACTGAAGAATATATCAAGCAGTTAGGTGATCGAGTTATATATCATCGCAACTCGATAAATTTAGGACATTCAGAAAGTGTTAATATTGGAGTCAAAATTGCCAAAGGAGAATGGATTAAGCTGATTGATGATGATGATTATATTATGCCTGAATGTATCGAAATTATCGGCAAATCTCTCGTTTATTTTCCTGATGCTGTTATTTGCTCTTGTCAGGCAAAAAAAATTGATATAATAGGCAACATTATCGATGATAAACATCAAGTTCAATTTAATAATTTAGCTCTTTGTATTCGGCAAGAAGACATACACTACGGTATGCTTTTGGATATCTGTCCTTTGGGAACACCTGTTCAAGTTGCTTTTCAAAAAAAAGCATTTTTGCGATCGGGAGGCTGGGATAAAGACTTTGACGGTAATTATGATGATATTAACTCATGGATAGAAATTGTCAAGTACGGCGATGCTGTATTTGTCGGTAAGTGTCTATGTTTTAAAAGAGTATGGTCGGGATGTTGCAATAGAAATATATCAATAAAAGAGCGATACAAAAAAAATATTTTAATCAAACAAAAAATTTATGATATGGTACATCCTAAACATCGGGAAAAGTTACCAGAATTGTCAGTTATAGAAGGTTATATTTGCCTGCATTGGCTTTTGATTTATATTAAAAAATTAAACATAAAAATTGTCCTAGAATTGATCCGCTATGATGCAATTAATTGGGATGCTTTAAAATTGATGTTTAAAATAATATGTATAAAAAGATTTAGGCTTTTATTTAAAAAAAATTTACCAGAATTACAGCAAATTGATATTAAATAA
- a CDS encoding AAA family ATPase, whose translation MLQEIHLKNVSPASEIDLDCASRLNILTGDNGLGKTFLLDIIWWCINNKQGQNPVSSYHKRNRTIEIEPHISDRNNSLNIYCRVDGGFSIYVPYKEKAFKLSSTEVWYGRKVKNKIISYGLLEDWIKWQNQPNQSNIKLLAEIIQKLSAKNEQIKIGEPTRMSLDDIRGIPTIELPYETIPVTEASAGIQRILSLAYMLVWMQSENLITAQLFGRSPARQLIFLMDETEAHLHPRWQRSILPAILTVLKELELIIDIQLFITTHSPLVLASVEPLFDQEKDKLFLFELNDNQVTLNEITWAKQGDVIGWLTSEVFGLKQARSQEAEQAIEAAQAWMRKDDMNQFPENLRTKEKIHQQLLKLLPGHDPFFPRWIVRMEADD comes from the coding sequence ATGCTTCAAGAAATCCATCTTAAAAATGTTAGCCCTGCCTCAGAGATTGATCTAGACTGTGCCTCTCGACTTAATATATTAACAGGAGACAACGGCCTCGGTAAAACTTTTTTGCTGGATATTATTTGGTGGTGTATTAACAATAAACAAGGACAAAACCCTGTTAGTAGTTATCACAAAAGAAATCGAACAATAGAAATAGAACCTCATATTTCAGACAGAAACAATAGTTTAAATATTTATTGTCGTGTTGATGGTGGCTTTTCTATCTATGTACCCTACAAAGAAAAAGCTTTTAAACTTTCTTCAACAGAAGTTTGGTATGGTCGAAAAGTCAAAAATAAAATTATTTCCTATGGTTTGCTTGAAGATTGGATTAAGTGGCAAAATCAACCCAACCAATCAAATATTAAATTATTAGCTGAAATTATTCAAAAACTTTCTGCAAAAAATGAGCAGATAAAAATTGGTGAACCCACACGAATGTCTTTAGATGATATTCGAGGTATTCCAACGATAGAACTTCCTTATGAAACAATTCCTGTTACTGAAGCATCGGCGGGAATTCAACGGATTCTAAGCCTAGCTTATATGTTAGTTTGGATGCAGTCAGAAAATTTAATTACTGCTCAACTATTTGGAAGAAGTCCAGCCCGTCAACTGATTTTTTTAATGGATGAAACCGAAGCGCATTTACACCCTCGTTGGCAACGATCAATCCTACCCGCAATTTTGACTGTCTTAAAAGAATTAGAACTGATTATTGATATTCAACTCTTTATTACTACCCATTCTCCCCTGGTTTTGGCTTCAGTTGAACCCTTATTTGATCAAGAAAAAGATAAATTATTTCTATTTGAACTTAATGACAATCAAGTAACCTTAAATGAAATTACCTGGGCAAAACAAGGTGATGTGATTGGTTGGTTAACTTCAGAGGTTTTTGGACTTAAACAAGCCCGTTCTCAAGAAGCAGAACAAGCAATAGAAGCCGCCCAAGCTTGGATGAGAAAAGACGATATGAACCAATTTCCAGAAAACTTAAGAACCAAAGAAAAAATTCATCAACAATTACTTAAACTCTTACCGGGTCATGATCCCTTTTTCCCCCGTTGGATAGTGAGAATGGAGGCTGATGATTAA
- a CDS encoding type II toxin-antitoxin system VapC family toxin has translation MRVLIDTNVILDFLQEREPFVENAARLFERIDAGEIQGFIASTTITNISG, from the coding sequence ATGCGAGTTCTGATTGATACCAATGTCATTCTTGATTTTCTACAAGAACGAGAGCCATTTGTGGAAAACGCAGCAAGATTATTTGAGCGTATTGATGCTGGGGAAATTCAGGGATTTATCGCATCAACGACAATAACTAACATTAGTGGATAG